One Clostridium estertheticum DNA segment encodes these proteins:
- a CDS encoding aminotransferase class V-fold PLP-dependent enzyme: MIYLDNAATSFPKPVEVYSEVLRCMENYAANPGRSSHDMAVEASSKIMDTRKELSEIFNIPNMFNIIFTCNATEALNMGIKGILKPGDHVISTVIEHNSVLRPLNYLNEKGITFTLLGVDENGYLNINNLKKKIRRNTKAIIINHTSNVLGTVQDIRTIGEIAKQSGIIFMVDASQSAGVIPIDVALDNIDLLAFPGHKGLYGPQGTGGLYIREGLELDSFKQGGTGSESFSMKQPDFLPDRFESGTLNTPGIAGLCEGIRFIRKVGIENIRKHEIMLVEYLVKELSELSYIKIYGGTDYRNRGAVVSLNIDNIDASEVGEFLNKKGIAVRTGFHCAPLIHHIIGTNFRGTVRISPGYFNSLEDIEKLINALKDIHEKKSL; the protein is encoded by the coding sequence ATGATATATCTTGATAATGCTGCCACTAGTTTTCCAAAACCAGTGGAAGTCTATTCCGAAGTATTAAGATGCATGGAAAATTATGCTGCAAATCCTGGCAGAAGTTCTCATGATATGGCAGTTGAAGCTTCATCTAAAATTATGGATACGAGAAAAGAGCTAAGTGAAATTTTTAACATTCCTAATATGTTTAATATTATTTTTACATGTAATGCTACTGAAGCGCTGAATATGGGCATAAAAGGAATATTAAAGCCGGGAGATCATGTTATTAGCACAGTAATTGAACACAACTCAGTTCTTAGACCATTAAATTATCTAAATGAAAAAGGAATAACATTTACTCTTCTTGGTGTAGATGAAAATGGATATTTGAATATTAATAATCTGAAAAAGAAGATACGTAGAAATACTAAAGCAATAATAATAAACCATACTTCCAATGTATTAGGAACGGTTCAAGATATAAGAACTATAGGGGAGATTGCAAAACAATCAGGAATAATCTTCATGGTTGACGCATCTCAGAGTGCTGGAGTTATACCAATAGATGTAGCACTCGACAATATTGACTTATTAGCGTTTCCTGGTCATAAAGGATTATATGGTCCCCAGGGAACCGGAGGCTTATATATAAGAGAAGGATTAGAACTTGACTCATTTAAACAAGGGGGAACTGGAAGTGAATCCTTTTCTATGAAGCAACCTGATTTTTTACCTGACAGATTTGAAAGTGGAACCTTAAATACACCAGGAATAGCAGGATTGTGTGAGGGTATAAGATTTATAAGAAAAGTAGGAATAGAGAATATAAGAAAACATGAAATTATGTTAGTAGAATATTTAGTAAAAGAATTAAGTGAATTATCTTATATTAAAATTTATGGAGGAACTGATTATAGAAACAGAGGAGCAGTAGTTTCTTTAAATATAGACAATATAGATGCTTCTGAAGTAGGAGAGTTTCTAAATAAAAAAGGAATAGCAGTGAGAACAGGTTTTCACTGTGCACCTTTAATTCATCATATAATTGGTACAAATTTCAGAGGCACAGTTAGAATAAGTCCAGGATATTTTAATAGTTTAGAAGATATTGAAAAACTTATTAATGCTTTAAAAGATATACATGAAAAAAAGTCTCTTTAA
- a CDS encoding beta-1,6-N-acetylglucosaminyltransferase, translating to MKIAYLILAHKSSIQLTRLINTLNCEDVYFFIHINKNSSDEFFYEINNTFKTYKNVFFIDRCRCAWGDFGIVEATIEGIKTIIISNINIDYIVLLSGQDYPVKSNKRIKEFFTTNNGKCFINNFPIPRAGWHNGFLDGFHNSIPPESEYKLPSNISLWGGSAWWCLTRECIYYIYYFIIKNPGYIEYCKHLFAPDEIFFHTIVMNLGIKSNVINDGLKYMDWDSVPSPATLCKKYFSTLSNSTSLFARKFDIEYDYEILDMIDKNLLKN from the coding sequence GTGAAGATAGCATATTTAATTTTAGCACATAAATCCTCTATTCAATTGACTCGTCTTATAAATACACTTAATTGTGAGGATGTATATTTTTTTATTCATATAAATAAAAATTCTTCAGATGAATTTTTTTATGAGATTAATAACACTTTTAAGACATATAAAAATGTATTTTTTATAGATAGGTGTAGATGTGCTTGGGGAGATTTTGGAATTGTTGAGGCTACAATAGAGGGTATTAAAACAATTATTATCAGTAATATTAATATAGATTATATAGTTCTTTTAAGTGGACAAGATTATCCTGTAAAGTCAAACAAGCGCATCAAAGAGTTTTTTACAACAAATAATGGAAAATGCTTTATTAATAATTTCCCTATTCCGCGTGCGGGATGGCATAATGGGTTCCTTGATGGCTTCCATAATAGCATTCCCCCTGAATCTGAATATAAACTACCTTCGAATATATCATTATGGGGTGGATCAGCATGGTGGTGTTTGACTAGAGAGTGTATATACTATATATATTATTTTATAATTAAAAATCCAGGTTATATTGAGTACTGTAAGCATTTATTTGCGCCAGATGAAATATTTTTCCACACTATAGTAATGAATTTAGGTATAAAATCAAATGTAATAAATGATGGATTGAAATATATGGACTGGGATAGTGTACCTAGTCCAGCTACCTTATGTAAAAAATATTTTTCTACATTAAGTAATTCAACTAGTTTATTTGCAAGGAAATTTGATATTGAATATGATTATGAAATACTAGATATGATAGATAAAAATCTATTGAAAAATTAA
- a CDS encoding DUF3343 domain-containing protein, giving the protein MKFKYLVVLVSNSHLTLLYNNLLHKGCKIELISAPSDISRGCTKAIRFDESDTDIVIQEIKNSKLIVKGFYKIVNESNRTSYVLIS; this is encoded by the coding sequence ATGAAATTTAAATATCTTGTAGTTTTAGTTTCAAATAGTCATTTAACATTATTATATAATAATCTGCTCCATAAGGGTTGTAAAATTGAATTAATATCAGCCCCAAGTGATATTTCAAGAGGCTGTACTAAAGCTATTAGATTTGACGAAAGTGATACGGATATTGTAATACAGGAAATAAAGAATAGTAAATTAATTGTTAAAGGTTTCTACAAAATAGTAAATGAGAGCAATAGAACTAGTTATGTACTAATTTCATAG
- a CDS encoding glycosyltransferase → MIEGFNREKILITKFRDKLKQNPMPGVSLVACTNKPNYIDNIFINYERSNYPVKELLLIINNNKISLDECKLKAANFNYVKVYQLDEACTLGECLNYGVEQAKYDYISKMDDDDYYGSNYLEDTMNVFKYTDAKITGKLTYFVYFEDKNTLGIMCKNMEYKYVFALAGGTITAKKEVFDSVKFRNITFGEDKLFLEDCHESGFKIFSNDKYNYALMRHKNLEEHTWKIHSEDFIKYVNIVSVVPDFTSIVSV, encoded by the coding sequence ATGATTGAAGGATTCAATAGAGAAAAGATATTAATTACGAAGTTTAGAGATAAATTAAAACAAAATCCTATGCCTGGTGTATCTTTAGTTGCTTGTACTAATAAACCTAATTATATTGATAATATTTTTATAAACTATGAGAGGTCTAATTATCCAGTAAAAGAGTTACTTCTAATTATTAATAATAATAAAATTAGTTTAGATGAATGTAAGCTTAAAGCTGCAAATTTTAATTATGTTAAAGTATATCAATTAGATGAAGCTTGTACCCTTGGTGAATGTTTAAATTATGGAGTTGAACAAGCAAAATATGATTATATATCTAAAATGGATGATGATGATTATTATGGCTCTAACTATTTAGAGGATACTATGAATGTATTTAAATATACTGATGCCAAAATAACAGGCAAATTAACTTACTTTGTATATTTTGAGGATAAGAATACTTTAGGTATTATGTGCAAAAATATGGAGTACAAATATGTATTCGCATTGGCTGGTGGCACTATTACAGCTAAAAAGGAAGTTTTTGATAGCGTTAAATTTCGAAATATAACTTTTGGAGAAGATAAACTATTCCTTGAAGATTGTCATGAATCAGGATTTAAAATTTTTTCTAATGATAAATACAACTATGCTCTAATGAGGCATAAAAATTTAGAGGAACATACTTGGAAAATACACTCTGAAGATTTTATTAAATATGTTAATATAGTTTCAGTAGTACCTGATTTTACATCTATTGTATCGGTATAA
- a CDS encoding glycosyltransferase: MPCKNEINNIKWTIDSILESKNHLKCEIIVVDDASTDGSTEFLKSYISEDKYRDIILIKTNNIGLSATKNLGAKAAKGKYLFFFDAHIKVPDMWADDLINTLEKGKASLVAPCISDISNISSAGYGQTWNDKFKITWLSKKPKEGDEIPLAGGAALGITREAFDRIGGFDHLFQVWGKEDEEICLKAWLYGYRIVINPDVIVQHLFRKKFPYKVDVANVTYNTICLACSHFEIDRLKKVMDIARRDYYFFTAAREINKNSGLILSQRNKYMKERIYDDEYFFKKFNVLF; encoded by the coding sequence ATTCCCTGTAAAAATGAGATTAATAATATAAAGTGGACAATAGATTCAATACTGGAGTCTAAAAATCATCTTAAATGTGAAATTATAGTAGTGGATGATGCTTCAACAGATGGAAGTACAGAGTTTTTGAAGTCTTATATAAGTGAAGATAAATATAGAGATATTATTTTAATTAAGACTAATAATATAGGGTTATCAGCAACAAAAAATTTGGGTGCAAAAGCTGCTAAGGGAAAATATTTATTTTTCTTTGATGCCCATATAAAAGTACCTGATATGTGGGCAGATGATTTAATTAATACTTTAGAAAAGGGTAAGGCTTCTTTAGTGGCTCCATGTATTTCAGATATTTCAAATATCTCATCAGCAGGTTACGGTCAGACATGGAATGATAAATTTAAAATTACTTGGCTCTCAAAGAAACCAAAAGAAGGAGATGAGATTCCACTGGCGGGTGGTGCAGCTCTAGGAATAACTAGAGAGGCGTTTGATAGAATAGGTGGGTTTGATCATCTTTTTCAAGTATGGGGTAAAGAGGATGAAGAGATATGCCTTAAAGCATGGCTTTATGGATATAGAATAGTTATTAATCCTGATGTAATAGTACAACATTTATTTAGAAAAAAATTTCCATATAAAGTAGATGTTGCAAATGTTACTTATAATACTATATGTCTTGCCTGCTCACATTTTGAAATAGACAGACTTAAGAAGGTTATGGATATAGCTAGAAGAGATTATTATTTTTTTACTGCAGCACGTGAGATAAATAAAAATTCAGGTTTAATTTTAAGTCAAAGAAATAAATACATGAAAGAACGTATATATGATGATGAGTATTTCTTTAAAAAATTTAATGTTTTGTTTTAA
- a CDS encoding glycosyltransferase family 2 protein, with protein MSLVINEESYKEIEKELRKVNYFIDSELKQKVNLSEYYGKEGYKDVKKFANNIKLIDKISSSFECKYIIDVGCTNLPYLLELKDKYTIIGIDLNIVERLIDYEGVWYIKCDLDFLNKINLPAKLLQASMILCSNALEKVKNKGCLLSNIKDFMENSKIGLISTLDRSISNSDEAIWTIDELKKTLKYYDFNLHFIGLSNKNKEELRENILCIIGKNNDNIIDENIKKFRVVAIMSVINEEDIIYDSVSKLKENGIDVYIMDNWSTDSTFAIIQNLYKENKIIGFERFPKEGPTKYYEWMEILKRKEQLSKELDADWFMHTDADEIKKGPWEGLNLKESIYLVDKMGFNAIDCNIIDFCPVDNGFARGDFEKYFKYTTIVQKLTRIDTWKKVNVAFDLANSGGHEIIFYGRKIFPFKFLLKHYSYRSQAHGLKKVLMERKARYSPKELARGWHVHNNYMNSKTNFLMNPEECILYVEKSFMEYFLLARLFRCEVFDDRD; from the coding sequence ATGAGTTTAGTTATTAATGAAGAAAGCTATAAGGAAATAGAAAAAGAGTTACGCAAAGTTAATTATTTTATAGATAGTGAACTAAAACAAAAAGTTAATTTAAGTGAATATTATGGAAAAGAGGGTTATAAAGACGTAAAAAAATTTGCGAATAATATTAAATTGATAGATAAAATTTCTAGTAGTTTTGAATGTAAATATATAATCGATGTAGGATGTACGAATTTACCATACTTATTAGAACTTAAAGATAAATATACGATAATTGGAATAGATCTGAATATTGTAGAAAGGTTAATAGATTATGAGGGCGTATGGTATATTAAATGCGATCTAGATTTTCTTAATAAAATAAATTTACCTGCGAAATTACTCCAGGCATCAATGATTTTATGCAGTAATGCTTTAGAAAAAGTAAAAAATAAAGGATGTCTATTAAGTAACATTAAAGATTTTATGGAGAATTCAAAAATTGGGTTAATAAGTACTTTGGATAGATCAATTAGTAATTCTGATGAAGCCATATGGACAATAGATGAATTAAAAAAAACTTTAAAGTATTATGATTTCAATTTGCATTTTATTGGACTTAGTAATAAGAATAAAGAGGAATTAAGAGAAAATATATTATGTATTATTGGTAAAAATAATGACAATATAATAGATGAAAATATAAAAAAATTTAGGGTAGTGGCAATTATGTCAGTTATTAATGAAGAAGATATAATATATGATTCAGTTTCTAAATTAAAAGAAAATGGAATTGATGTCTATATTATGGACAACTGGTCGACGGATTCAACTTTTGCAATAATACAAAATTTGTATAAAGAAAATAAAATTATTGGTTTTGAGAGGTTTCCTAAAGAAGGACCTACAAAATATTATGAATGGATGGAAATATTAAAAAGGAAGGAGCAATTATCTAAAGAGCTTGATGCGGATTGGTTTATGCATACTGACGCAGATGAAATTAAAAAGGGTCCCTGGGAAGGTTTGAATTTAAAAGAATCTATATACTTGGTAGATAAAATGGGGTTTAATGCAATTGACTGTAATATTATTGATTTTTGTCCAGTCGATAATGGATTTGCTAGAGGAGATTTTGAAAAATACTTTAAATATACTACAATTGTTCAAAAACTCACAAGGATAGACACCTGGAAGAAAGTAAATGTTGCATTTGATCTTGCAAATTCAGGTGGGCATGAAATAATATTCTATGGTCGGAAAATATTTCCTTTTAAATTTTTGCTAAAGCATTATTCTTATAGGTCACAAGCACATGGTTTAAAAAAAGTATTGATGGAAAGGAAAGCAAGATATAGTCCCAAAGAATTAGCGAGGGGGTGGCATGTTCACAATAATTATATGAATTCTAAAACGAATTTTTTAATGAATCCTGAAGAATGTATTCTATATGTTGAGAAAAGTTTTATGGAGTATTTCTTACTTGCAAGGCTATTTAGATGCGAAGTATTTGATGATAGGGATTGA
- a CDS encoding glycosyltransferase, producing the protein MITSIVILTHNKLKYTKLCIESIREYTDKNNYEIIVVDNHSTDGTVNWLNNQRDIKSIFNEEGLGFPKGCNQGINIAEGDNILLLNNDVVVTPNWLMNLNKCLYSSEDIGAVGAVANRCPYYQQISIKYNNVEEMVYFAEKYNISDKNKWVERLKLIGFCISIKREVIEKVGLLDERFTPGNFEDDDYSLRIRKAGYRLMLCKDTFIHHYGSVTFGENPYEYSKILKINQKKFEEKWGFNWENYISYEIIKLIDKPKSQEFNVLEIGCGCGANLLEIKNIFKNANVYGIESNKNAGEIARDFAKVIIGNIVNCELSYQDKFFDYMIFSSADMNLNDSPEILKFVRSHLKGGGQILINNFNTKLTRL; encoded by the coding sequence ATGATTACAAGTATAGTAATTTTAACACATAATAAACTTAAATATACAAAACTTTGTATTGAGAGCATAAGAGAATATACCGATAAAAATAATTATGAAATTATTGTAGTAGATAACCATTCTACTGATGGGACCGTTAATTGGTTAAATAATCAGCGAGACATAAAATCAATATTTAATGAAGAAGGTCTTGGTTTTCCCAAAGGCTGTAATCAGGGAATAAATATTGCAGAGGGAGATAATATTCTACTTTTAAATAATGATGTGGTGGTTACTCCAAATTGGCTTATGAATTTAAATAAGTGCTTATATAGTTCTGAAGATATAGGAGCAGTTGGAGCAGTTGCTAATAGGTGCCCTTATTATCAACAAATAAGTATAAAATATAATAATGTGGAAGAAATGGTGTATTTTGCAGAAAAATATAATATTTCTGATAAAAATAAATGGGTGGAACGGTTAAAGTTAATTGGCTTTTGTATATCTATCAAAAGAGAAGTGATAGAAAAAGTTGGGCTGTTGGATGAAAGATTTACTCCAGGAAATTTTGAGGATGATGATTATTCTTTAAGAATAAGAAAAGCTGGATATAGATTAATGCTTTGCAAAGATACCTTTATACATCATTATGGTAGCGTTACCTTTGGTGAAAATCCCTATGAGTATTCTAAAATTTTAAAAATCAATCAAAAGAAGTTTGAAGAAAAGTGGGGATTTAATTGGGAAAATTATATAAGTTATGAAATAATTAAATTAATTGATAAACCTAAGTCACAAGAGTTTAACGTATTAGAAATTGGCTGTGGCTGTGGTGCTAACCTACTTGAAATAAAAAATATTTTTAAAAATGCTAATGTATATGGTATAGAATCAAATAAAAATGCTGGGGAAATAGCGAGAGACTTTGCAAAAGTTATAATTGGAAATATTGTAAATTGTGAATTAAGTTATCAAGACAAATTTTTTGATTATATGATTTTTTCAAGTGCAGATATGAATTTAAACGACTCTCCAGAAATTTTAAAATTTGTAAGAAGTCATCTGAAAGGGGGTGGCCAAATATTAATAAATAATTTTAATACTAAGCTTACCCGATTATAG
- the rfbF gene encoding glucose-1-phosphate cytidylyltransferase: MKVVILAGGFGTRISEESHLIPKPMIEIGEKPILWHIMKYYASFGYNDFIICCGYKQYIIKEFFAGYYLHMSDVTFDFAAENKLTIHNNNTEPWKVTLVDTGLNTMTGGRIKRVKEYIGNETFMLTYGDGVADVNIKELVDFHRSHGKIATITAIQPGGRFGMLDIDDNEGINSFKEKSKEDGGWINAGYMVLNPEIIDYIDGDSVIFEKEPLETIALEGQLKAFFHHGFWQCMDTMRDKELLEKLWDNKQASWKVWE, from the coding sequence TTGAAAGTTGTAATTTTAGCAGGTGGTTTTGGCACTAGAATAAGTGAAGAGAGTCATTTGATACCAAAGCCAATGATAGAAATCGGCGAAAAACCAATTCTTTGGCATATAATGAAATACTATGCATCCTTTGGTTATAACGACTTTATTATATGCTGTGGGTACAAGCAGTATATAATCAAAGAGTTTTTTGCGGGTTACTATCTGCATATGTCAGATGTTACATTTGACTTTGCAGCAGAAAACAAGTTGACTATACACAATAATAATACAGAACCGTGGAAGGTTACATTAGTTGATACAGGTTTAAATACAATGACAGGTGGACGTATAAAGAGAGTTAAAGAGTATATCGGAAACGAGACATTTATGCTTACGTATGGTGACGGTGTTGCCGATGTAAATATTAAAGAGCTTGTTGATTTTCATAGATCACACGGCAAGATAGCTACAATTACAGCCATACAGCCTGGAGGACGTTTCGGAATGCTTGATATTGACGACAATGAAGGAATTAACAGTTTCAAGGAAAAATCTAAAGAGGATGGTGGCTGGATTAATGCTGGATATATGGTGTTAAATCCGGAGATCATTGACTATATCGATGGGGATTCTGTTATTTTTGAAAAAGAACCGTTAGAAACAATTGCTTTAGAAGGGCAACTTAAGGCTTTCTTCCATCATGGTTTCTGGCAGTGTATGGACACAATGAGAGATAAGGAATTACTCGAAAAACTATGGGACAATAAACAGGCATCGTGGAAGGTGTGGGAATAA
- the rfbG gene encoding CDP-glucose 4,6-dehydratase → MMMDFFKDKKIFITGHTGFKGAWLCKMLINAGAKVTGYSLNPPTTPSLFEISKIEKQMHSVIGDIRDLENLEKAFNAAQPEIVLHLAAQTLVRDSYTDPHYTFETNVMGTVNILECVRNNNYVKSMINITTDKVYQNNEWVWGYRESDPLDGYDPYSNSKSCSEIVTHSYKKSFFLGGNVAVSTARAGNVLGGGDFARDRIIPDCIRAVENEDDIIVRNPHSTRPYQHVLEPLYVYLMIVQKQYEDIKYADYYNVGPDESDCITTGRLVDIFCSKWEVATGKKQAWINKYDGGPHEANFLKLDCSKLKSVFGWKPKWDVETTIEKTVEWAKVYFDGGNIAFIMDKQIDEFLGGTK, encoded by the coding sequence ATGATGATGGATTTTTTTAAAGATAAAAAAATATTTATAACCGGCCATACAGGATTTAAGGGTGCATGGCTTTGCAAAATGCTTATTAATGCTGGAGCTAAGGTGACAGGGTATTCACTTAATCCACCTACAACTCCCAGTTTATTTGAGATAAGCAAAATTGAAAAACAGATGCACTCGGTCATTGGTGATATTAGGGACTTGGAGAATTTGGAGAAGGCTTTTAATGCTGCTCAGCCTGAGATAGTATTGCATCTGGCAGCACAAACTCTAGTTAGAGATTCATATACTGATCCTCACTACACATTTGAAACAAATGTGATGGGTACAGTAAATATTTTAGAATGTGTTCGTAATAACAACTATGTTAAGTCTATGATTAATATTACAACAGATAAAGTCTATCAAAATAATGAGTGGGTTTGGGGTTACAGAGAAAGTGACCCACTGGACGGCTATGACCCATATTCAAACAGCAAGTCTTGTTCTGAGATTGTAACACATAGTTATAAAAAATCGTTTTTCTTAGGTGGAAACGTTGCAGTTTCAACTGCAAGAGCAGGAAATGTTCTCGGTGGTGGTGACTTTGCGAGAGACAGAATTATACCTGATTGTATTAGAGCCGTTGAGAATGAAGATGACATAATCGTTCGTAACCCTCACTCCACAAGACCATACCAGCACGTGTTGGAACCTCTCTATGTATATTTAATGATTGTACAGAAGCAATATGAGGATATCAAGTATGCTGACTATTACAATGTAGGTCCAGATGAAAGCGATTGTATTACCACTGGAAGATTGGTTGATATATTTTGCAGTAAATGGGAAGTAGCAACAGGGAAGAAACAGGCATGGATAAACAAATATGATGGAGGGCCTCATGAAGCAAATTTTCTGAAATTAGATTGTTCTAAACTAAAATCAGTTTTTGGTTGGAAGCCAAAATGGGACGTTGAAACAACAATCGAAAAAACTGTTGAATGGGCAAAAGTCTACTTTGATGGTGGTAATATTGCTTTTATTATGGATAAGCAGATTGATGAATTTTTAGGAGGTACTAAATAA
- the rfbH gene encoding lipopolysaccharide biosynthesis protein RfbH, with translation MFENKTEKEARKQILDVVSEYCDIYHNKKKYNEGDRISYASRFYGHEEMVNLVDSSLEFWLTSGRYTDQFEKEFASYLGIKYCSLVNSGSSANLIAFMALTSTLLGNRQVKRGDEIITVAAGFPTTVTPIIQYGAVPVFVDLTIPQYNIDVTQLEASISKKTKAVMLAHTLGNPFDLKTVKDFCNKNNLWLIEDNCDALGTIYTIDGEEKFTGTIGDIGTSSFYPPHHMTMGEGGAIYTDNLLLNKIIRSLRDWGRDCICPSGVDNLCGHRADRQYGELPFGYDHKYVYSHFGYNLKATDMQAAIGCAQLVKFPSFVEKRRYNFDRLKAALEDVSDKLMLPMPCENSKPSWFGFLITCKEGVDKNKVVRYVESKGVQSRMLFAGNLIKQPCFNEMRKIGKGYRVVGNLAVTDRIMNDTFWVGVYPGMTDEMIDYMAKTIKEAVM, from the coding sequence ATGTTTGAAAATAAAACAGAAAAAGAAGCGAGAAAGCAAATCCTTGACGTGGTATCCGAATATTGCGACATCTATCATAATAAAAAAAAGTATAATGAAGGAGATCGGATTTCTTATGCTTCACGTTTTTACGGTCATGAAGAAATGGTCAATTTAGTCGATAGCTCCTTAGAATTCTGGCTGACATCCGGAAGATATACTGATCAATTTGAAAAAGAGTTTGCCAGTTATTTAGGAATCAAATATTGCTCCCTTGTTAACTCCGGTTCGTCTGCTAATTTAATTGCCTTTATGGCGCTCACATCGACCTTGCTTGGTAACAGGCAGGTAAAAAGAGGGGATGAGATTATCACTGTGGCGGCAGGATTCCCAACTACAGTAACACCTATAATCCAATATGGAGCTGTCCCAGTATTTGTTGATTTAACAATACCTCAATACAACATAGATGTAACGCAACTTGAAGCCTCAATTTCTAAAAAAACGAAAGCAGTAATGCTTGCCCACACTCTTGGTAATCCATTTGATTTGAAAACAGTAAAAGATTTTTGTAATAAAAATAATCTCTGGCTGATTGAGGATAACTGTGATGCTCTTGGTACGATATACACGATAGATGGCGAAGAAAAGTTCACAGGAACTATTGGTGATATTGGAACTTCAAGCTTCTATCCTCCACATCACATGACCATGGGCGAAGGCGGTGCTATTTATACAGATAACCTACTTCTTAATAAAATTATTCGTTCTCTTAGAGATTGGGGAAGAGATTGTATATGTCCATCAGGTGTGGATAATCTTTGTGGACATAGAGCTGACAGGCAGTATGGTGAATTGCCATTTGGGTATGATCATAAATATGTATATTCTCATTTTGGTTATAATTTGAAAGCTACTGATATGCAAGCTGCAATTGGCTGTGCTCAGTTAGTAAAGTTTCCTTCATTTGTAGAAAAGCGTAGATACAACTTTGATAGATTGAAAGCTGCATTAGAAGATGTATCTGACAAATTGATGCTACCTATGCCTTGTGAAAATTCAAAGCCAAGTTGGTTTGGTTTTCTTATCACATGCAAAGAAGGAGTTGATAAGAATAAGGTTGTCCGATATGTGGAGAGTAAGGGAGTACAGAGTAGAATGCTTTTTGCAGGTAATCTGATAAAGCAACCTTGTTTTAATGAAATGAGAAAGATAGGTAAAGGCTATCGTGTAGTTGGAAATTTAGCAGTTACAGATAGAATCATGAATGATACTTTCTGGGTTGGTGTATATCCGGGGATGACTGATGAGATGATTGATTATATGGCTAAAACAATTAAGGAAGCAGTGATGTAG
- a CDS encoding NAD-dependent epimerase/dehydratase family protein: MKKAIVTGASGFVGGWLVKELVSRGVKVIAVVRSEESNMTVLRQYDNVSIVVCPIEKITTLPLLILDDDIDVFYHFAWAGTSGVDRADIKLQLSNVKATCDAVKVASEIGCIKFVNAGSIMEYEAVQYIPADGTEPVLSNIYSTAKQTADFMAKTLAVSLKLSYVNAIISNIFGTGEKSERFINTAIRNFLNKGKTTFTHGEQLYDFIYASDAARAFYLVGQSGKSYTSYYIGNPKPYPLKDFITRMKNIVDENIELNFGEIPYQGALLKYTEFDTTKLHNEFGFETEVTFEQGIEKTVQWIQNNN, translated from the coding sequence ATGAAGAAGGCTATTGTGACCGGAGCATCTGGCTTTGTAGGTGGCTGGTTGGTAAAAGAACTAGTTTCAAGGGGGGTAAAAGTAATAGCAGTTGTACGAAGTGAAGAATCTAACATGACGGTATTACGACAATATGACAATGTCAGCATTGTTGTATGCCCAATTGAGAAGATTACTACTCTTCCATTGCTAATTCTAGACGATGATATTGATGTGTTTTATCATTTTGCTTGGGCAGGTACATCCGGTGTGGATAGAGCTGATATAAAGTTACAGCTTAGCAACGTAAAAGCTACTTGCGATGCTGTAAAAGTTGCATCTGAAATTGGATGTATAAAATTTGTGAATGCTGGAAGTATCATGGAATATGAAGCTGTACAGTATATTCCGGCAGATGGCACAGAACCGGTGCTTAGTAATATATACAGTACAGCAAAACAGACAGCAGATTTCATGGCAAAAACTCTTGCAGTTAGTTTAAAATTGTCATATGTGAATGCTATCATATCGAATATATTTGGTACAGGTGAAAAATCAGAAAGATTTATCAACACTGCGATAAGAAATTTTTTGAATAAGGGAAAAACCACATTTACACATGGTGAGCAGTTGTATGATTTTATTTACGCATCTGATGCAGCGAGGGCATTTTATCTAGTGGGTCAAAGTGGAAAGTCGTATACAAGTTATTATATCGGAAATCCAAAACCTTATCCTTTGAAAGATTTTATTACAAGAATGAAAAATATAGTTGATGAAAATATTGAACTAAATTTTGGTGAAATACCCTATCAAGGAGCATTATTAAAATATACTGAATTTGATACAACCAAATTACACAACGAATTTGGGTTTGAAACAGAAGTAACGTTTGAACAGGGGATTGAAAAAACTGTACAATGGATTCAAAATAATAATTGA